GGGAAACAAATTTAAGCAGCAACGATAGTCGACGTCGGGAGTAGAGGATTTTTCAGATCAAGGGCGCTTACTGTCCGCGCCGCCGAGCTGGTTCACGCAGTCGACGAACCGCTCGTGGAGGTCCTGCGTCCACCGGATCCGCGTCTTGCTCGGCGCGCCGTGCCCGGGCGCGGCGACGACGGTCCCGGTGTGGGTCACCGGCGCACCGATACTGCAACTCCTGGACAGCGGGTTCTCCGTTGGGCTCTGCAAGCCCGGCGCTTCCATCGCCGGGAGAAGCGTGTTCGCCGCCGTAACCTTCAGGGTTTAGCCAAACAGAAACGGAAGAATCGGTATCAGAACCTGATCATAGCGTGATTTAAGAGAAGAATTCTATCCATAATTTCATGTGTCACTTACATGAGCTGAAAAAGAGTGGGCTTTGGGTTCGCCGCCGAGCAGCCTCCCGGAGGAACCGTTGCCGTACAGCTCGTGCCCTCGctcttgctgctgctgcaatGGCAGCTTGAGCGCAGGAGGCGCCTCCGGGGCGTCCCGCTGCTGCGGCCTGACGTAGTACGTCCTCACCGAGTTGTCGCGGAGCAGCAGCGGGTCGACTGGCCGGTACAGCTGCTCGGCCTCCGGCGACCGGACGAACGGCGGCGTCTTGGCCACTGTCATCGTCGCCGGGAGCGTCGTCGTCCCGAGAGGGAAGTCGAACCGCGCCATGCCAAGCAGGTGCTCGGCGGCGAAGAACGCGGCGGTGTCGGCGCCGACGCAGCTGCCCTGCGTCGCTGGGACAGTCCTCGGAGTCGGGGTGTACTCCTCGTGCAGCCAGATGCCAGCGCCGCCGTGCTGCTGCGGCAAGGAGCTCACGAGCCCCGGGTGGAAGGAGAGCCCGGCAGCGGCGGTGGCCGGGAACATCTGTGGGTCGCACAGCGGCGATCCGTAGTGGTGGTCGTGCAGCTTAATCTTCTTGGCGTTCATCATCTAGATCACGAAGTCTTGGAACTGAACAAGCAGGCAGAAAACACACACAAGTACAACTGGCTCGTCAATCATTTCACGATCGATGAACTTGAATATATCAACAGTTCATTATAAATAGAGAAATTATTTAAGCATTATGTGAGACCTCAAACAGCAGGTTCTAGCAAAGAATTAAGGCAGCAGTTGGAGCAGGAGAGGAGAAGGATTAGTGCAGCGGCGATGCTTAAATAGGGCCGATGCAAAAGGTTCCATTTCCATCCATTGGAAGCTTGGGTTCTAGTGGCGGAATAGGATCCCCACCGGTCCATATTCCCGGTGGCGTGTCGAGCAACGTGATGAGAATAATTCGACGGCGGTGAGTGCCTCCGGAGCACAGCACAAGAATACTAGGGATTGCCATGCAGCCGACGAGCATGCCGCagccgccggaggaggaggaagcaagAACACGGCAATGCAAGCAAGTAGGGGGGAAGGAATAGCTGCAGGTGCATCAGCAGATATGGTTAGAGCAACTTACAACTTGAAGGCATCACATGTGCAGTAGCTTCCTTCCAGCACTGAAGGCTTGGAGTCTGCAGGAGAATTGGAATGAGGAACGGATGCAGAAAGGGCTCCTGATCATCCCAATTGATTGGAATATGAAGTCCTCCCTGTGGGGGCCAAGGCCTCCTGATGGAAGCCAAGCAGCGAGCAACTGACAAAGAATAATAAGATGCAAAGATATCCACCTACTATATGAAGAGCAAGCTTGCATGTACAGACGCAAGGCTAGGGGACAAACAGGGGCTTTGATGCTTTCACCGTCTCTGCTGCCTGGATCTTGTGGCACACCCATTCCTAGCTGGACTGAAAGCATACAAGATTACAGTAAAGTTCGGGGGGGACATCACTATGTTGAACCCTTATGTCCTGTTTGTCCTTTGATGTCCCAACAAGAGATGAATAGGCACCCATAGTTCCGGTAGGGTAGTCTAATTGCTGAATCAacaaaacttcgaatttgaacCTTCTTGGATGTGATGTTAATTTGTTCTACATCAAAAATAAATAAGTGGACAAGAACTGCCATGAAAAGGACGAGGTAGTAATTAACAATTTGG
The sequence above is drawn from the Panicum hallii strain FIL2 chromosome 7, PHallii_v3.1, whole genome shotgun sequence genome and encodes:
- the LOC112898719 gene encoding probable transcription factor KAN2 translates to MMNAKKIKLHDHHYGSPLCDPQMFPATAAAGLSFHPGLVSSLPQQHGGAGIWLHEEYTPTPRTVPATQGSCVGADTAAFFAAEHLLGMARFDFPLGTTTLPATMTVAKTPPFVRSPEAEQLYRPVDPLLLRDNSVRTYYVRPQQRDAPEAPPALKLPLQQQQERGHELYGNGSSGRLLGGEPKAHSFSAHVTAANTLLPAMEAPGLQSPTENPLSRSCSIGAPVTHTGTVVAAPGHGAPSKTRIRWTQDLHERFVDCVNQLGGADKATPKGILKLMNSGGLTIYHIKSHLQKYRIAKYMPASTSEGKQEKRAAGNDAQNLDPSTGMQITEALRVQLDVQRRLHEQLEIQRNLQLRIEAQGKKLQKMFEEQLKASRTVMEPPEEHPAQGVGISAAAFAGVGEQEEEDGFDDVQLLSVAGSGYSDARFPSKIS